The genomic interval CCGGTGAGGAAGAAGGGCTCTTCCAGGTGCAAGAGGGAATGACCGTAGCCGATCTGGCAGGTATGATTCAGACGTATCTTCGTGAAAGAACCGGAGATAACTTTATCTCTGTTCTGCCAAATGGTGATGGTTTGACAGTTGATCTTACAGCATCAAGTGTTACCTCTGTCAATGGATTGCAGATACGCAGTTCAAGAGCCGGATCCAATTCTTATGTGGCCAATGCTCTCGTTTTCCCTCCTTCAATTCTTAATTCTACACCGGTGAGCATTACCGGACTCAGAGCTCCGGCAACAGCCGACAGCCTCATAAGTGAGCTCTATGATGCCAACGGAAATTCTCTGGGTCTCGAACCTGGTGATATTATCCGGATCAATGGCGCTGTGGGCGGAATGAATATCACTCCTGTAAATGTCACATTTGAATCGCCCGATCCCCTTGACACTTCATCAGTTTCTACGCTCCAGGATCTGGTTACTGCCATACAGGCGGCATTCCGTTTTCCGCAGGACGACGGAACAATCTATGAAAACCCGTCTGTAAGTGTCAACCCTGCCAATACCGATGACGATCGGATTCCGGACGGAGCTATTGTTATCAGAGGACAGCCGGAAAGAGCATTTGGAATAACCGCTCTTTCTATTCAGGCGGTAAACAGCAACAACCAGGCACCTGCCCCGACCCGCTTTAATGCGAACATGGGCTTTACTGAGATTCAGGCAGCCAGGGATACAGGCATGCACAGCACATCTATAGTAGTGTACGATGAATCTGGTGATGCGCATACCATGACCACTACTTTTACCCATACCGGAATTCCCGGCGAGTGGCTGTGGGAAGTGAGTATGGAGGGTGGGGAGCAGATCCTGGGCGGTAACAGGGGAAGGATCACTTTCGGTCAGGATGGTTCACCTTCATCCTTTACTTTTGACGATCAGTCCACATATTTCCGGTTTGATCCGATGAACGGCTCTAATGTCGTTCAAATCAGACTTAATGTCGGAACACCGGGTTCTTTCCAGGGAATAACTCAGTTCAGATCGGCGACTACCACTGCGGCAAGAGAGCAGGACGGGTACGCCATGGGTAAACTCCAGGAGATTGCAATTGACGAGACGGGAGAGATCTCAGGTATTTATACCAACGGAATCTCAAAGTCAATCGCAAGGATCTTCGTGGCAGAGTTTAACAACCCCGCGGGACTCAGGAAGCTGGGTGACAGTGTGTACGCGGTTTCCAATAATTCCGGAGATGCGGTATTATTGCAACCGGGTGTTGGTTCCACAACCGTGATCAAACCGGGTGCACTTGAGATGTCCAATGTTGAACTGGCCACTGAGTTCACAACCATGATTTCGACCCAGCGTGGGTTTCAGGCAAATGCCAGGGTCATCACCACCAGTGATTCCATGCTCCAGGAACTGGTTCAACTGGTGAGGTAATGCATAAATGAAACGGGAGAAGTTTTGATTTTTCAGATCAATCTTCTCCCGTATTATTGCAATCAATTGTATGTAATGATATTATAGAAACTTATGGAGGCGGGAATGATTGCTTTAAGGCGGATAAATGGACAGGAATTTGTACTCAATGCCGATCTCATCGAGACTATGGAATCCACTCCCGATACTGTCCTCACTTTGACAAATGGAAAGAAGATAATCGTGCAGAACAGCCTTGAAGAAATTGTACGCAAAACTATAAAATATAAACAATTATGTAATCAGGGCCCTCAGGTTATCAAGAAGGATGGATCAAGGAGCAATCCGGAACAGTAGTAAACCGGACAAAGGAGTCTTGGATTTATGGATATTGCAACAGTATTGGGACTGGCGGCTGCATTCCTTCTGGTAGTGTTTGGAATCAAGATCGAAAACATCGTTGCATTTATTGACATGCCATCAATTTACATCACTGTGGGTGGAGCGGTCTCCGCTACTATCGCAGCCTTTCCTGCCAGCAAACTTCTCAATGCTTTTGGAATCCTTAAAAACGCCTTTTTCGTGAAGAAAACGACTCATGTCGAGATTATTCGTCAATTAGTGGATTTTGCCGAACAGGCACGCAGGGAGGGAATTCTGGCGCTTGAGGCCCGTGCTGCAGATATAGATGATGAATTTTTGAAAAAGGGGATACAACTGGCTGTTGATGGAACAGAGCCGGATCTTATAAAAGATATTCTCACTACAGAGATCACCTTTACCGAGGCCCGTCATGAAGAGGGAGCGAAGATATTTGATTTTCTGGGAGCCATGGGTCCCTCATTCGGGATGATTGGTACATTGATTGGACTTGTGCTGATGCTTGGCAGCATGAGTGATGTCGAGTCGATCGGACCCAATATGGCTGTGGCTCTGATCACTACATTTTACGGTTCCCTGCTCGCTAATGCTATATGTCTTCCACTGGTTGAAAAATTAAAAGCTTATTCACGCAAGGAGATACTGATAAAAGAACTGATGCTTGAGGGGATAATGTCTTTACAATCAGGAGATAATCCCCGTATTGTGGAACAGAAACTGACTGCCTTTCTGGAACCGGGACTCAGGGCTGCGGCTATGAA from Fibrobacter sp. carries:
- a CDS encoding flagellar hook-basal body complex protein; the encoded protein is MVRSLYCGISGLRNHQIAMDVTGANIANVNTVGFKAGRVTFEESMAQLIAGATRPAGNAGGTNPLQIGLGMSVGSTDIILTQGNLQTTGQITDLALEGNAYFVYSNGEGNFFSRNGALQFDALGRLVLPTNGFRLQGMMAAPDGSYPAGTSIGDIRIPFGEKSPARATTEVRYASNLDSDSEGLGTITHSNRFLIQASQDSTLTALYDSNGNDLGIVAGDNIIISIAGEEEGLFQVQEGMTVADLAGMIQTYLRERTGDNFISVLPNGDGLTVDLTASSVTSVNGLQIRSSRAGSNSYVANALVFPPSILNSTPVSITGLRAPATADSLISELYDANGNSLGLEPGDIIRINGAVGGMNITPVNVTFESPDPLDTSSVSTLQDLVTAIQAAFRFPQDDGTIYENPSVSVNPANTDDDRIPDGAIVIRGQPERAFGITALSIQAVNSNNQAPAPTRFNANMGFTEIQAARDTGMHSTSIVVYDESGDAHTMTTTFTHTGIPGEWLWEVSMEGGEQILGGNRGRITFGQDGSPSSFTFDDQSTYFRFDPMNGSNVVQIRLNVGTPGSFQGITQFRSATTTAAREQDGYAMGKLQEIAIDETGEISGIYTNGISKSIARIFVAEFNNPAGLRKLGDSVYAVSNNSGDAVLLQPGVGSTTVIKPGALEMSNVELATEFTTMISTQRGFQANARVITTSDSMLQELVQLVR
- a CDS encoding flagellar FlbD family protein — translated: MIALRRINGQEFVLNADLIETMESTPDTVLTLTNGKKIIVQNSLEEIVRKTIKYKQLCNQGPQVIKKDGSRSNPEQ
- a CDS encoding motility protein A; the encoded protein is MDIATVLGLAAAFLLVVFGIKIENIVAFIDMPSIYITVGGAVSATIAAFPASKLLNAFGILKNAFFVKKTTHVEIIRQLVDFAEQARREGILALEARAADIDDEFLKKGIQLAVDGTEPDLIKDILTTEITFTEARHEEGAKIFDFLGAMGPSFGMIGTLIGLVLMLGSMSDVESIGPNMAVALITTFYGSLLANAICLPLVEKLKAYSRKEILIKELMLEGIMSLQSGDNPRIVEQKLTAFLEPGLRAAAMKDRNQGK